Part of the Nitrospirota bacterium genome is shown below.
CCGGGCCCTGATAGACCTCTCCACCGACCGTTCCTTTAACATGATCGGTAAATGCATACGTTACCAGAGGCCTGAAATAAGAATTGGTTCGATTGAAATTAATGAACATCAGAAGTTCTGCTTCCAGCGTGTCATTAAACCATTTATCCCCGATACGGGAGGTCAGACCATAGCTCGTCTGATCTTGCTGGCCATTAACGATTGCGTTTTGAACGGCCAAACTCCGTAGAAATGGATCGTTGATCGCTTCGGGGTCTTGATAGTACCGGATATATCGCCCAACGAACTGTATATTGATATTCAGGTTTTCCAAAAAGGTCCGGTCAACGCCCAGCACATAAAATAAAAACGGGTTCTTAATCGTCGGGTCGAGCCCATTATGGTCTTCCGTGATAAAGTAAGCCCCTTCTGCCCGAAATCCGAATTTTCCAAAATTACGCGCCATATCGATTCCAATCACGTCGATAATGGTATGCCGAAGTTCGATCACCGGCCCCATAGGCGTAAGACTCGCGCGAGCATCGGGAAGAAGATCAAACCCATGAAAAAAGCTGATCGAACCGTCAAAAGCACCCCCCGATTTATTCAGTTTAACCGCAACCTCCGTATCGGAAAAGTTAGACGTGGGTTTATTCTCGATCAGTATCGTTCCGGCCGGGGCAATAAGTGGAATTTTTGAAGGCTCGAAAAAGGGGCTGATAAAAAGAGTGAGGGTGTAATCGTTGGATAAATAACCATCGCCCTTTAAAGCCATTGTGCCAAACCGTTGGTCTTCTTCAAAGGGGAGCAGAACCACATAATCATGGGGGGTCAGATTATCGGTGGGATTGATCCCATCGGCCCTGCCCCAGGCGACGATCTGTTTTCCGATGCGGAGATCCCCCTTGTCGAAATGCAGGGAAACAAATCCTTCTAACAGGGAACCGCTTGTTTCAGCCCCTTTCCCAATCGCGGGGTCTGTCAGACGGGCTTCAACTTTACCGGTTAACATCTCGTTAAAAACAGGCAAGAGTTTAAATTGAGCCGTCCCCCCGGTAAAATCGGTTTCATCATCAAGTAATTTGGACGAGCGAAAATAATCGACACGGAGTGAACCGGTCAATCCCTGTTCGCGTAACAATGTCCAGGCACGAATTCCTCCGTCTCCCTCCTGAGCAAAAAGGAGTTGTTCCAGAGCAACAACCCCCATCGTCAAAAGAACGACAACCCGTAAAACACCCATCATCCTATTCTTTTTCAATGAAACGCGTGGTAAAAAGCTCGTCCGCTACGGGGCGGGAGGTATCAATGCGGTCAAAAGTAAAAATCGTTTTATGGCCTGTCTGGTGGTTTTCCATCTCCCGATGCATCGCAATCCAGCGTTGATTCTCGGGCTCAACGAGTTTATGATCCCGGGAAATCTCGGTTTTCAACAACCGGCCGGCGGTATCATAAAATTCAACCCTGGATTCCAGGAAATTATCCTTGCGGACCCAGGTCAACTTTTTGCTGTAGCCGCTGTCCCGCTTGACCATTTCATCCCTGGGAACCGATTCGATAACATAAGCATCCTGACCGTCTACCGCTTCTGAACGAAGCAATTTATGTTTATAAAGATCGACCTTTGGAAGCAGAATGTCGCCGTAAGAGAAATCTGATCCGACAAAACTGTCTTTCTTATTGTTTGCGACCAACCGCCGGGTTTTCTTGAGCGCGGGCAGGTAAATCCATAAATCGTCCTCCCCGTCTGAATGTTCAATTTGAAGAAACCCGGTTCCTTTAATATCGGCTGGAGAGAGAAAGCGAACCACCAGGCTAGAATCGATGCCGTTCTTCTGCAGTTTTGTCACCGTCGTTGTTTTACGCTCCCGCGTTTGACCTTTATCGTTGATCAAAATCATCGTGGCGTCACTGGTAAACGCTTTTATTTTGGTCACATAAAAGTTTTTCTCCATGATTTCACGGGCCGTATATTCCGCCGATACTTCTCGCGGACAAACGGCCGTCAACCCGATAAAAATAGTGGTATAAAAAAACAATAACCCGATGAGTTTATTCATTTTGTTCTCCTGCCATGACCGGACGAGGCGCAAAGACCACTTCCCTTAGATTTCCAAAGACAAAACGGGGTTTAAATAAAATCATCATTGCGCGAAGGAAAAGGAGCGCAGAAAGGGCGCTCACCACCATCGTCGCGATCACCATCACAGAAAGCCGGGTGTAAAACCCGAAACCGGAAAAGAGGAGAACGGAATAGCCGCCGGCCACCGACATCGCCACAAAAATAATCGCTTTTCCGGAGGTTAGAAGCGAGTCTCGAGTCGCCGCAAGCAAGTCTTTAGACCTTGTTAATTCCTCCCGGAAACGGAATAAGAGATAAAGCTCATAATCAGCCCCGATGCCAATGGCCATGGCGGCGGTGGTGGCGGTTCCCATATCCAGGGGAACTCCCATCCAACCCATCAAGCCAAAGTTCGCCAAAATAATCATCAAAAGAGGCGTGACAACGAACAGGCCGCCTACAAAGGAACGAAAAACCAGACTTGAAAGTAAAAAAACGACCAGCGCCATCTGG
Proteins encoded:
- a CDS encoding outer membrane lipoprotein-sorting protein, which produces MNKLIGLLFFYTTIFIGLTAVCPREVSAEYTAREIMEKNFYVTKIKAFTSDATMILINDKGQTRERKTTTVTKLQKNGIDSSLVVRFLSPADIKGTGFLQIEHSDGEDDLWIYLPALKKTRRLVANNKKDSFVGSDFSYGDILLPKVDLYKHKLLRSEAVDGQDAYVIESVPRDEMVKRDSGYSKKLTWVRKDNFLESRVEFYDTAGRLLKTEISRDHKLVEPENQRWIAMHREMENHQTGHKTIFTFDRIDTSRPVADELFTTRFIEKE